From a region of the Canis lupus familiaris isolate Mischka breed German Shepherd unplaced genomic scaffold, alternate assembly UU_Cfam_GSD_1.0 chrUn_S1033H1202, whole genome shotgun sequence genome:
- the LOC119878156 gene encoding LOW QUALITY PROTEIN: UDP-glucuronosyltransferase 1A9-like (The sequence of the model RefSeq protein was modified relative to this genomic sequence to represent the inferred CDS: inserted 1 base in 1 codon), with product MAATILTGFPLLCVCLLLTSGFAEAGKLLVVPMDGSHWFTMRLVVEQLIQRGHELVLIIPEVSWQLGKSSNFTVKTYSTTYNLEELNQMFKNFSYSQWKTQQQSSLFLVLSPLKDSLEHLFLHCKNLFSDPKLVEYIKESSFDAVFLDPFDVCGLIVAKYFSLPSVGFTRRLYCHYLEEATQCPSSPSYVPRPFSILSDVMSFRERVRNHIFHLEEHLFCHYFXKNALEVASEILQKAVTPYDLYSHMSIWLLRTDFVFDYPKPVMPNMVFIGGINCQEGKPLPK from the exons ATGGCTGCCACAATTTTGACCGGCTTtcctctgttgtgtgtgtgtctcctgctGACATCTGGCTTTGCTGAGGCAGGCAAGCTGCTGGTAGTACCCATGGATGGGAGCCACTGGTTTACCATGCGTTTGGTTGTGGAGCAACTCATCCAAAGAGGGCATGAGTTGGTTTTAATCATACCAGAGGTGAGTTGGCAACTGGGAAAATCCTCCAATTTTACGGTGAAGACTTATTCCACAACTTACAATCTGGAGGAGTTGAATCAGATGTTCAAGAATTTCTCTTATTCTCAGTGGAAAACTCAGCAGCAAAGCTCACTTTTTTTGGTCTTAAGTCCATTAAAAGACAGTCTTGAACACCTTTTTTTACATTGTAAGAATTTGTTTAGTGATCCAAAATTAGTAGAATACATAAAGGAGAGTTCTTTTGATGCAGTGTTTCTGGATCCTTTTGATGTGTGTGGCTTAATTGTAGCCAAGTATTTTTCACTCCCATCCGTGGGCTTCACAAGGAGATTGTATTGCCATTATCTTGAAGAAGCCACACAGTGCCCCAGTTCTCCTTCTTATGTTCCTAGACCTTTCTCCATATTGTCAGATGTCAtgagtttcagagagagagtgaggaatcACATCTTCCACCTGGAGGAACATTTATTTtgccactatt ttaaaaacgcTTTGGAAGTTGCATCTGAGATCCTCCAAAAGGCTGTCACACCTTATGATCTCTATAGCCATATGTCGATTTGGCTGTTAAGAACTGACTTTGTTTTTGACTATCCCAAACCTGTGATGCCCAACATGGTCTTCATTGGAGGCATCAACTGCCAGGAGGGAAAGCCATTGCCAAAG